Part of the Pirellulales bacterium genome, TATTCCAGACCGTTTCGCCGGAGTAATTGTTAGAAGGTGTTAAGATCAAAGAAGTGCCGCCGACGCTGAGAACATTGGGAGAAACCGAGGGATACGCGGCAGGCCCACCTGTATCGCCGGCCGAAAAGACGAAGGACACATTGGCATGACCGCTTGGCGTGGTGTAGACATTATCCCCTGCGCTTTCGGTCAACGTATATTCTTGTCCGCCGTAACTATTCGATACCACCACCACCCCGGCAACTTGCTTCGCATAATTAACGGCAATTTCGAGATTGCTAAGGCCCAAGAAAGGAAGGCTGTTGTCGGTTGCCTCGACTAATAAAATATTGGCCGCCGGAGCAATGGCATGTGCCCATTCCACGTCTAGAGCAATTTCTCCCGCCCAGTCGGTGTTGTTGGTTGGCAACAATGTCGAACCGTGCTCGTTGACAATTTTGAAACTCGGCGGAGCGGGCAAACCAAATGTGGTATCAAATGTGTTCAAATCGCTCACAATCGTTGGATTATTAAACGCGTCAACAATGGCAATGGTGGTTCCCTTGCCATTGGCCTGAATCCCACCTGGAAATGCAATGCTGTTAAACCCATAAGCTTGACGAATTTGAGTCGGGGTAAAGCCCTCGGGGGTGAGCGGAGCCAAATTGGGCTTTGCTGACGGAAGGATGACGATATCCGGCGTCGCCACGGGTTCGGTGGATACTGATGCAGCACTCAGCACTTGCCGAATTTCGAGGTGCTCAAACCGGCACAGCCGCCAGCGGTAAAAGCGCCGGCGTCCAACTCGGCCATTGGAAGTTGCCCCCGAAGTAGATGTGCTTGTGAAATGCGCCATGTTGCTCTCTGCTCTGGTAAGATGCCAATCAGATGTGCGCTGCCGCCCAACGACAAAGCCCCCCACGGCCCTAATCAAAATGCCAACCATTGGTTGTACTTACGATAATCTTCCAGGTCAACATTTTCCGTAGAGAATTCCAGGAGTGTCGATTTTCTATCTGCCAAATTGACGACGGCGACTCGCTCCGGCGTCAAGGCGCTGGGCTGATCTTAAGACGGTGCTGATCTCAAACAGACCACTA contains:
- a CDS encoding S53 family peptidase, whose amino-acid sequence is MVGILIRAVGGFVVGRQRTSDWHLTRAESNMAHFTSTSTSGATSNGRVGRRRFYRWRLCRFEHLEIRQVLSAASVSTEPVATPDIVILPSAKPNLAPLTPEGFTPTQIRQAYGFNSIAFPGGIQANGKGTTIAIVDAFNNPTIVSDLNTFDTTFGLPAPPSFKIVNEHGSTLLPTNNTDWAGEIALDVEWAHAIAPAANILLVEATDNSLPFLGLSNLEIAVNYAKQVAGVVVVSNSYGGQEYTLTESAGDNVYTTPSGHANVSFVFSAGDTGGPAAYPSVSPNVLSVGGTSLILTPSNNYSGETVWNNLSGAGGGGQSGLLTQDLLTGAFSLSIPAENVPSYQAGLGLTGRGTPDVSYDGDPATGYAVYSSYAFGGWEEIGGTSAGAPQWSALIAIADQGRALQGKTSLANVQSIIYKLPSADFHDITIGNNNFYGTIFPGQGYNLGITGNAAGPGYDLASGRGTPLANLVIRDLVSFNGSTFVSPMTRTIVGGSNGSWYFFGKSPTKATAYSDSEDGGSALTADTDVDDGASISRDASSLDQFTNPDSNLVSSASTAGSLRYDDTASLQLASDSHDDGTYLSRHFHGMYDADADSSSAVLDDFFATV